The proteins below come from a single Eucalyptus grandis isolate ANBG69807.140 chromosome 3, ASM1654582v1, whole genome shotgun sequence genomic window:
- the LOC104437933 gene encoding uncharacterized protein LOC104437933, which produces MHKLVEQFLKLKPPKFTGVCDPEVATMWVRELDKVFALLRCSEDKVTLAVYQLQGNASTWWEATKGRVFPEGMVPKWDAFVKAFYGKYFSKCGQEQKMAEFECLHQNQMTVDQYETKFAELSKYTPRLIKDPVDRARMFKDGLKPEIRVPLVPLDLKDYDELYKRARLIERNLNEHAIAFESQFAPNRDNNQFGKRSMTRGKYPLPYN; this is translated from the coding sequence ATGCATAAATTGGTGGAGCAGTTTCTGAAGTTAAAACCGCCAAAATTTACTGGAGTATGTGACCCCGAGGTTGCAACCATGTGGGTCCGAGAGTTGGACAAGGTTTTTGCACTGTTAAGGTGTTCAGAGGACAAGGTGACCCTGGCTGTGTATCAACTGCAGGGTAATGCGAGCACGTGGTGGGAGGCCACTAAAGGAAGAGTGTTTCCTGAGGGTATGGTCCCGAAGTGGGATGCCTTCGTCAAAGCCTTTTATGGAAAGTATTTCTCAAAGTGTGGTCAAGAACAAAAGATGGCTGAGTTCGAATGCCTCCACCAGAACCAGATGACTGTAGATCAGTACGAGACGAAGTTCGCCGAGCTGTCGAAGTACACACCAAGGTTGATTAAGGACCCGGTGGATAGAGCAAGAATGTTCAAAGATGGTTTGAAGCCAGAGATTAGGGTCCCGTTGGTACCGCTAGATCTCAAGGACTATGACGAACTGTATAAGAGGGCTCGGCTGATTGAGAGGAACCTGAATGAACATGCAATTGCATTTGAGTCGCAGTTTGCACCAAATAGAGACAataatcaatttgggaagaGATCGATGACTAGAGGAAAGTATCCTCTCCCTTACAATTGA